The DNA region CCCATTAGCCAAATCAATGTGTGAGATATGGAGAATTTGAGGAAATGGGGGCATGTAGGTGTTGAGCAAATATTACAGCAATTAATCATTAAATCAGTCCACATCAGTTACTAACCAGGAAGTGCTGTTACTGGGCCTCAGTGGTAATTTGGCAAATAAGAGTTTTCAGCCTGAATAGGTACTAATTCCCAGGTTTAACTAAACCTATATCTACAAAAAGATGCATAGATCCTTAAGTTATTCTAGTGGAAAAGAATAgtagtctggggcttccctggtggcgcagtggttgagagtccacctgccgatgcagggtacacgagttcgtgccctggtccgggaagatcccacatgctgcggagcggctgggcccgtgagccatggccgctgagcctgcgcgtccggagcctgtgctccgcaacaggagaggccacaacagtgagaggcccgcgtaccacaaaaaaaaaaaaaaaaaaatagtagttaagcacaacataaataaaatggagCACCCTCCTTTGTCCTTAACACAGTGATGACCCAAAGATGTATTGAGTACAGGGAGCTAACTTGATCCTAATCTGATCCTAATTCTCAATACATCACATTTCATCCTGTGACCTACATGGAGAGAATAGTACCACACTTTCCAGAGATTGCTGTTATAGCTTGTACTTTAATTTGTTCTGAATTTTAATTATTGAGTTATTTATGTCAACTTTATTATTATATCCTTTTATCCAAATGACTCTTTGCTGTAAGCTGTTTTCCTAAAAGTTTGCAACTCAGGAAaaagtaacaaacaaacaaaacaaaactaacaaaactaACATATCATATGTTAGTTATGTTAGTGATCATGAGAAGTAAACAGTGAAGAGCAGAGATGCCATCTATGAAAAGTACTGTGACTTGATAAGCTCGTGTTGAGAGGGACAGAGTTGGAGGTGTTAAAGTCACCTTAGGTACTGAGACTGGATGTGAAGGACAGTATCTTCTAACCCTTTAATTCAAGGTATTTTGTGGACAAAAATACCACCTATCAGTCAACACAAGCCGGTTGACTTTGGTGCACCCTCAGTCCCTCCTTCCATCTAGGAAGTAACCCTTACTGTAGTTCTTCCCTCATTACTTACTCCGAGTCACCCGGTGCCTCCCCCAGTGGTTTTATTGTTTCCTCAAATCTCAAATGTCCCAAAGGCTTTTGCACAGTGGACTTTGCAAGGAAATGTAATCATGATACAGTTATTTGTGATTGACTTTTTCCAAAGATAGAACATGAGCATGTCAATAAAAGGTGTGGTCTCTAAAGGCTGCAAGAAGTGTATAGGATGCCAAAGcactttagaaaagaaaaaggcataaaATACTTGGAGTTACAAAGTAGGCCATGTTTTTTCCATCTATTAACTTGTTTAAGCTTAGCAACAAAGTCCTTATTAAATGTGAATTTGGACCTCAACGAGAAATGGTTTCTAATGCTGGGAGTAATATATGTACATAGGCATAACTCTAAGCCTTCTGTTTTTTCTAATATGTATATACGGAACACAGAGACAATTTAGGTATTTAGCTCACTAGTCCTGTATATTAATCTTGATTTAAAAGGGAAGGAATAAGTGAAAATTCTGTTCAGGCATTTTTCTAAAGGCATTCACACAAAATTACTGTAAGAAATTTTATGATACTGAAACTCATATACATGCAATTGAACCTAATTCTTAGTTTATCCTGTAGATGAAGAAGCAGTCCTTACTGTCCTGTGCCCAGAAAAGAACTTGGAGAGCAGGTCCATTCATAGCATCACAAGTCTATAAGCTAATCACTAAAGCCTAGTGAGTGCCCTTAAGTGAAAAAGTATAAGGAGTCCAGTTGTACGGACTCAAGTTCCCAAACCCAGCGGATCATCAGAAACAGACTTCCTGGGCTACACTCCATGCTTTCCAAATCAAAGATAGAGCAGAAAGACTGTTCTCAATACTACTGAGCTTTGAAACTCCAGGCAAGTTACTGGCCCCAATTTCTTCATGTAAACTGGATTGACAGTAACCCCTGCAGGGTATAGTTATTAGAGATAAGGGTAAACACTTTAAAATCCAGTGGTTCAGCACATAAATGTGGAAATGGCATTAATTCATAGAGTCCAAACCAAAAGTCTTTTGCTACGGTTGGAATCCATGCATGACTCAATCTCAGTTGAAGCATCATCACTCACATCCTGTCAGAATGCAGAATCTGAATTCTTACTGCATATTTAAGATTGCCATTTGATTCTTCTGTGAAAATTGtgactaaatatatttttttaaaaaatctaacttCATTATGGCTCAGAGAAAGTATActtaattatataaagaaaaccaaggatccccaccccccaggccgtggaccagtactggtccagGCCTATTAGGAACCggaccgcacagcaggaggtgagcggtggccAGCCAGCGAAGCTTTATCTGCGGCTCCCCACCGCTCGCACTACCTCCTGAACCATCTaccccacaccccccacccctgtccgtggaaaaattgtcttccatgaaaccggtccctggtgccaaaaaggtggGGACCAATGAAgaaaacgatttttttttttttttttttttggcggtacgcaggcctctcactgctatggcctctcccgttgcggagcacaggctccggacgcgcaggcccagcggccatggctcacgggcctagccgctccgcggcatgtgggatcttcccggaccggggcacgaacccgtgtcccctgcatcggcaggcggaccctcaaccactgtgccaccagggaagcccagaaaacgATTCTGATGCATGAGTGTTTCCAAAGATTCCAGTGGCTTTCCGAGCAGGTAATATTGCTCCTTTACAGTTTCTGGCTAAACGTTTAGTATTACTTTATAAGCTTACCAAGCCTGATTTCCTGCCATCCCTTTAAGTCTACAACGTCTCTTTTTGTTAATTAACATTGCAATGTATTGTAACCAAAAACTTTTAACAGGCAGCTTTTATTAGAGTGCAATATTCTGCTTGTGGTGGTATATATAGATGTaatttgagggattttttttattttgtttcttttaactgTTGGCCTTTTCTTAGGTGCACTAATGCTGAAGCACTATGAGCTTTCAGAAATTTTGGAGAGACTACAAAGTTCTGATTGTTATGGTACCTCTAGTTGGGCTCATACATTTGGGGTGGCACAGGATCAAAAGCAGCCCTGTCTTCCAAATTCCTAATAAGGATGACCTTCCTGAGCCAGGCAGAGTGGCAGTCACAAGTCCTGAGAAGAACTACCTCCCAGGGAAATAGTAGACTTGAGAGCTTCAGGTGAGTTTGATTTAATGTGGTCAACCAAATGGCATGTTCCAACAATGGGAAACATAATCTTTAAGAAAGTATAGGGCTCTGACAATAAAAGCCTAAGTTGGTGAGTTAAcctgttgtttttattatgaacCACTGGCAAAATATTATCCTACAGTTGCTTCTAGAAAAGTTGGTTCCACAGAAAGCTTTGACACTTGCCTGAAAGGACAGTCAGTCCATTACTTGTCCTGCCCTTTTCACTAGCAGTGTCACCAGGATCATAATTGTATCCGAAGGAGCAGTTTTTCCCCTGCCATAAATCCATGTCGCACTTACAGATCTGTAACTTGCAAAAggttcttttctttattactgtTCTCTGATTTttccaagataaataaaactaattgtatttattccttaatatctacagtcagccctccgtacCCATAGGTTCCGAATCCACAGATTCAGTGAACCACggaccaaaaatatttttaaaaataattccagaaagttccaaaaagcaactacttacatagcatttcCATTGTATtggtattataagtaatttagagatgatttaaagtatctGGGAGGATATGCCtatgttatatgcaaatacttccccattttatataagggacttgagcatctgcagattttggtatctgagtgGGGGGTCCTGTAACGAATCCCCCATGGCTACCAAAGAATGACTAATATTTTAGCTTCAAAGTAATTTGTTACTTTTCAGAGTCACTGAAATAAGAGCATATAGTAATATAATTCAGGTCTATAGACCCCTATCAATAATTCCCAAATCCAGAAAGTTCTAAAATCTAAAAGGTTTTGTCATAACTCCGTAGCTAGTTGATCTTAACTGATATGAGGCAATTTAATCTTTATTCCACTTAATATGAATACTTAGTTTCACTGCAGAAATATTGTATTTGATCATGAGTGTTATACTGTATTATGATTATATTGATTCTGGGTGTTAAAcaccatattattttgattatggGTGTTATACACTATATTGTATTTCTAAAATCCAAGAAATAATGAATTATGAAACTCATTTGGCCCCAGATGGAGAACTGTAACCCTATAATTGtggaacattttctattttaatataccATTTTGACCTTCAGGTGAGTAATAATGTCCTAGCGGTTGAAGTACGTCAAAAGAATGTGCTGTATCtgtctgttatttaaaaaaatttttacttttattatggaaagttgcaaacaaaccccaaatagaGAGGAATAGTATATTCAACTCTGTAGTATCCATCCCCCAACTTtaacaattatcaacattttaccAATCTCTTTTTAGctatcccctcccttttttttttattgctggaATACTTTTAAGCAAGTCTCAGGTTTTGGTATGTATCTTTAACGGTGAGGATAAACACATACAACCACAAGTATATTATCACACTGAAAAAGTTAATGGTAACTCTTACTATTTAACTTTAAGTTCTAGCACAGAAGCATTCATACACAGTACATGAGGGTGAGCCAATAAACTATTTACAAAATAGGCAGTGGGCTGGATATGGTCCATGGGCTATAATTTGCCAACCACTATGATGGTGTAGTCCATTACTTCATTAGGTGTTGCAAAATTATGCTGCTGAAATGCTATTGTTTCTTCTCTGTTTAGTAGCTGGACCAACTTTGCCTCAACTATTCAGTTACCCCTCAAAATGCATTTATACAGGAAAAGCAAGATATATGGTTTATTTCCCTTTatcagtttttataataaatttgaaTTATCTCAGTCTATTACTGTcagtattctttttaatgcttaaaTTGTCCCATCTTAGATTCCCTCCAAGTTGACTCCtgtgtcgtttttttttttttcttttcctgtgcccTTTGATATGATCCAAGTGATCTTTAATAACATTATTACTTTTTGGCAGAAAAATGTCCCCAGCTCATCTAGTTTATTTCTTGCCTCAGACCTAGAATCAGCCACTTCTCCAAAGAGCCCTGATTccttttaggaaaatattttacgtgtttatatttctttaaatcatattttaaagctCTGAATTTAGAATATAGTCATGTAGGTTTTAGTATTATTTAATTGTTATCCATCACTGCAAAAAGCCCATCTGCCAGGCCAGTGCATCCAGGAATAGTCAGGGCCATTCATGTGATGGTAACTTTTGGAATAATGGGTCACATtgttaggaagaaagaaatagctGAACTGACACTTCCAAACCTATGCTATAAGCCAGCCCTgtgtttcgtttcttttttttttttcaattgtacCTTATTTTGTCTAGATCTAGACATAGGACCAGAAGTCAGCAAGTTTTGACATCCTAAAAATGATTTGGGAGTCACCAacactctcttcctttctcattttatagagatATTAGCCAAAAGATGTGGTTACTGGTCTCACTACCACAAGACTGTTAGAGGTGCCAATTT from Tursiops truncatus isolate mTurTru1 chromosome 15, mTurTru1.mat.Y, whole genome shotgun sequence includes:
- the LOC141276524 gene encoding uncharacterized protein, with amino-acid sequence MSFQKFWRDYKVLIVMVPLVGLIHLGWHRIKSSPVFQIPNKDDLPEPGRVAVTSPEKNYLPGK